DNA from bacterium:
CCGAGGCCCTCTACAGCCAGTTGGTCGTCGGCCCGCACCAGTGCGTCCGCTTGGGCCTGGGGGGCGGTCCAAGTCAGGATGTCCGGGTACGAGTGGCCGGCAGTTGTAGCTCCTTGCGAGACGGACACCAGCCGGTCGGCCTCGTGCAACAGGTAGTCGGTGTCGAGGGGTTTCTCCGGGGGTTCGGTCGCGACATCACAAGCCCCCAGCAGCGCTCCCGCCATCGTCGCGATTGTGTCGGTGTCGGTCCCGATCTCGTTCGCCGCGACCACAGCGGCGTCGTGGGGGCCCACCGCGGCCGCAGCCAGTGCGACTGCGGCGACGGGAGTGAGAATCCCGCTGCCCCGTTGCTCCTTGTCCCTAAGCCCGAGTCGGTCGGAGATTCCTCGGTACACGTCGGGAGTGCTTTCTGCGCCATTGGTGCTATCTGCCACTCGGCCGATCGCATTGCACAACTCATCGACGGTTCCTCGCCACGCGTCGCGTAGTCGCTTGCCGGTTTCCTGCTCCCAGAGGACGACCCAAGTGGGTCCGAGAGACCGGTGATCCTCGATCAGTGAGGGGGCGTCAGTGAGCCCGACGGCAATTGCCTCCCACCGATTGGGGTCGGGGACGGTCCCGTAGCGCAGGCAGTGCGCGAGGGTCGCCGCATGGAAGCACGCCCCGACGATGGCGCGAGGATGTCCGTGGGTGCAGACACTGTCGGTGATCACGTCGAGCATGTAGTCGCCATCAAGTTCCGATGAGGCCCACACGTGCGGCTGCACCCGCATCGCCGCTCCGTTCCCGCCGGCGTCAGCCCACCCTCGGAAGGTGTTGGCGTACCACAACACCTTCGGCTTGCCGAGATTCGCGGCCGCCGCCTTGGTGGCTCGGCCGCCGCCGAGGGCGTACGACCGCCAGATCGGCACTTCGACGCGCGCGAACGCCTCGACGTCGAAGCCATGGCAACCGATCGCCCGACTCACGGCCATCCGCAGTTGGGTGTCATCGGACCAGCAGCCGGCGGGCAACTCGACTTCGACTCCTCCACGCCCGCCGACCCGTCGCGTCCATGCCATGAGGCGGTCGAGGGCGGCCCCATGCGTCCTCCGGGCGAGAGCCTTCTCGGTGACGAGTTCGCTGATGAAACCGAGCGCGTCGGCGTAGGCGGCCCACAACATCGAGTTTCGGGTTCGCACCGTGCGGGCGTCGCCGCCGTGACCGCGCGCGTCGAACCAGGTCAATTGCTCGTGGGAGGGCCGATCTGTCAGCGTCATCGGAACGCCCCTGGTAATTCAGCGATCTCGGAAGGATGCGGAAAGGTGGCCTTAGCGGCGATCACGGCCTCATAGGTCTCCTCATCTCTCACGGTGACCGTGTGGAGATGGTCGAGGGACAGCTCGAACGGGTACAGAACCTCCGCCTGAGGGTCGGTGGTCCGATCCGACTCGTATGCGAAGCGGAAGTGGACGTCCCCGTAGTGGCCCCACGGCACCCTTTCGGCGAACATCTGCTCGAAGCCCTGGAGGCCGCCGCAGCGGTGGGCGACCTCGTAGGCGTTATTCGTCGTGCAGAACACCACACCGGGGTCACCGAGAATCTCCGGGTCGAACTCAAGGATCACCCACTGGGCGTCCGGGTGCTGCCGCTCGGAGAACTGGAACATGCGCCTGTTGATCGCTGTCACCGACATGTTGATGTAGTCGTGCCAGAGTACGTCACGACTCCTGTCCGGGGCGTTCTCCTCGGCGACGTACTGCAACCGTGTATCGCGCATCAGGTCGCGCCGGGCCTTGACAGCCGAACTGGCCAGAATCCCCTTCAGCCCAGGGATGCCGGTGAAGTGCACGATGCTGGTGATCCCACGAGCGACGGCAGCTTCGACGACATCCGGACACCAAGGGGCCTTGCGCACCTCGTCGGCGGTCTGCGGCATAGCCTCAGGCGCCCACGTCATGACGTGTCCACCTTGACCAACTCGTACGTGGCGGGATCGAGCAGCCCGATCAGCGAGGACTCCTCGCCGGGCTTGTAGCCGATCATGACCGACTCGCGGGCCCGGCCCACCGCCATCGCGAGCATGCGGCGGAGCCTGTCGAGGTCCGCATCGCCTTCCTCGGCACCATGCGGCGTGACCTGCCGACTGAGTCCGGGCACGAGAACGTGGTCGAACTCGAGCCCCTTGGCCGAATGGATGGTGCAGAGCGCGACGTTCTCCGGGCCGGAGGGCCATTCGTTCTCCCTGGTCAATTCGCAGAACGGG
Protein-coding regions in this window:
- a CDS encoding DarT ssDNA thymidine ADP-ribosyltransferase family protein, which codes for MTWAPEAMPQTADEVRKAPWCPDVVEAAVARGITSIVHFTGIPGLKGILASSAVKARRDLMRDTRLQYVAEENAPDRSRDVLWHDYINMSVTAINRRMFQFSERQHPDAQWVILEFDPEILGDPGVVFCTTNNAYEVAHRCGGLQGFEQMFAERVPWGHYGDVHFRFAYESDRTTDPQAEVLYPFELSLDHLHTVTVRDEETYEAVIAAKATFPHPSEIAELPGAFR
- a CDS encoding ADP-ribosylglycohydrolase family protein produces the protein MTLTDRPSHEQLTWFDARGHGGDARTVRTRNSMLWAAYADALGFISELVTEKALARRTHGAALDRLMAWTRRVGGRGGVEVELPAGCWSDDTQLRMAVSRAIGCHGFDVEAFARVEVPIWRSYALGGGRATKAAAANLGKPKVLWYANTFRGWADAGGNGAAMRVQPHVWASSELDGDYMLDVITDSVCTHGHPRAIVGACFHAATLAHCLRYGTVPDPNRWEAIAVGLTDAPSLIEDHRSLGPTWVVLWEQETGKRLRDAWRGTVDELCNAIGRVADSTNGAESTPDVYRGISDRLGLRDKEQRGSGILTPVAAVALAAAAVGPHDAAVVAANEIGTDTDTIATMAGALLGACDVATEPPEKPLDTDYLLHEADRLVSVSQGATTAGHSYPDILTWTAPQAQADALVRADDQLAVEGLGTVTKLPPDMSWTSSKDFAWQWVRTEFGQTLLIKRRPELGSSKIGNALIAPAVLGTATQRDPIAESLSDVGKRSTATSLSSIELESALKYARKWIDQDGAIGRTVRRVAEKGTLDDLVALVTELRDDLRS